From a single Methanofollis sp. W23 genomic region:
- a CDS encoding NosD domain-containing protein codes for MFLLVLLLAGLLLAAPVSAASEIFQTTEVTVVKLAEDGETVLDERTVNYTWMEENLPVVGDGVTHYYMQGITCDLDNLWDPEEKENIVDYHAMRGTDVRDLCNLVGGMGPDDIIYIYPNDNYGAARHPYKNVYYTDTEHGGNPEQGPLVLTWWRPDDGYVPDYQSGMRTFFFATTTNADGQYVFGNDDMRRFLDKEYWTFYEEFPCSKSQCQKYVKKIEIKSHEPAPLFPITVEANQTTGYFPLTVQFTGTTEAKSPKAWHWDFGDGTSADGQNLTHTYEEAGLFDVSLTVTAADGTATKTRHQFIAAQERPVATTLDVFPPEATVLIDGTQVFTAMVRDQKGRVMKDVAVEWSSSNTAVGTIDDGVFTALAEGTTIVTASAAGISGTAEVSVVPVPPEPKTWYVDDDGPANFTSIQEAVYACNPGDTVVVKDGEYTENVVVDRAIVLRSENGPETTVVTAKSVVKPPIMVTGNNATVSGMTVQQTGNPAAGIGLEGAENCTVEGNVATGCYRGIHLNSSASCTLRGNHVTSIDEEGIVLSSSSENTIVDNNVKWLEIISSNTNTITNNTVEGGTFGIWMTSSDNCTITHNQISKMYNPIFLKSSSNNTISRNTLKGDCGFTFEAKTADNEIYLNTVLCGEGLNYHYSAMYPNSWNSTVPLDYSYNNTDQKGYLGNYWNCAQPDADLNGIGDIPHKMGYREVYDPYPLVAPAENYKILPPMQTIVHGPYITGTTGTETTINWRTDVPTTGRVDYAPTAAYSDRNYTLSVTDGEETCLHHVSLTDLKPGTTYHYQVTAGRNMTQDFTFETFPEAGETFTFITYGDSQEQKPYYTQLEMHKLVADRIAEEEEDALFILHLGDVVSQADDPTEWDRFFASAKPMLANTTLYTVLGNHEEDYKDLADTTFALPQWYSFDCGDLHVVVLDSTGMKGSEMAEQTKWLKDDLKDDKARWTVGAFHHPPYNSGGHHASGWPDTEWQEVFKEKETAAIFNGHVHSYQRHADNGTQFLTVATGGGMQYELNEEKEPEYQAGMEYILGYERVTVDPVNATVTMEFVPVADITDGGKKVGGIRPPGEIFDRVVIGGAGGVDLAPVTITTDGPAVAGENATVVVTVKNIGGTEAGDFAVNLTVDDAPLGEQEAESLPAGATATFAFAWAPTESGPHTFVAMVEGPPGEYERENNVMEKQLYVLSPGEGPAFKEGVVELAPGWNLVSVPKRLAPDNDTALIFSEVDSAGHSLCIFDAGTQCWQAIGPDDKVTPLTGVLVYAEDAAAVPLTFDADPVHAPPAKSLSRGWNFVGAAGTDPEPAALALVSAEGQWEQCTGYDALRQVYEAPVTADLPDHALFPGRGYWLGMNENGTLAGTAL; via the coding sequence TTGTTTCTCCTTGTGCTCCTCCTTGCCGGTCTCCTCCTCGCGGCGCCGGTCTCGGCGGCGTCCGAGATATTCCAGACGACCGAGGTGACGGTCGTCAAACTGGCCGAGGACGGGGAGACCGTGCTTGACGAGCGGACCGTGAACTACACCTGGATGGAGGAGAACCTCCCGGTGGTCGGGGACGGCGTGACGCATTATTATATGCAGGGGATAACATGCGACCTGGATAATCTCTGGGACCCTGAAGAAAAGGAAAATATCGTGGATTACCATGCCATGCGGGGCACCGACGTTCGCGACCTCTGCAACCTGGTCGGCGGGATGGGGCCTGATGATATCATCTATATCTACCCGAACGACAACTACGGAGCGGCGAGGCACCCGTACAAGAACGTCTATTACACCGACACCGAGCACGGGGGCAACCCCGAGCAGGGGCCGCTGGTCCTGACCTGGTGGCGGCCAGACGACGGGTATGTGCCTGATTATCAGAGCGGGATGCGCACCTTCTTCTTTGCGACCACGACAAACGCGGATGGGCAGTACGTCTTTGGGAACGACGATATGCGCCGGTTCCTGGACAAGGAGTACTGGACCTTTTATGAGGAATTTCCGTGCTCAAAGTCACAGTGCCAGAAGTACGTGAAGAAAATCGAGATCAAGAGCCATGAGCCGGCACCCCTCTTCCCGATCACCGTCGAGGCCAACCAGACCACCGGTTACTTCCCCCTGACCGTGCAGTTCACCGGCACGACCGAGGCAAAGTCGCCGAAGGCCTGGCACTGGGACTTCGGCGACGGGACGTCTGCAGACGGGCAGAACCTAACCCACACCTATGAGGAGGCCGGGCTCTTCGATGTGAGCCTCACGGTCACGGCCGCAGACGGGACGGCGACAAAGACCCGCCACCAGTTCATCGCGGCGCAGGAGCGACCCGTTGCGACGACTCTGGACGTCTTCCCTCCTGAGGCGACGGTGCTCATCGACGGGACACAGGTCTTCACGGCGATGGTCCGCGACCAGAAGGGACGCGTGATGAAGGACGTCGCGGTCGAGTGGTCGAGTTCCAACACCGCCGTCGGGACGATCGACGACGGGGTCTTTACGGCCCTGGCCGAGGGGACGACAATAGTCACCGCCTCGGCCGCCGGGATCAGCGGGACGGCCGAGGTCAGCGTGGTCCCAGTCCCGCCCGAACCAAAGACCTGGTACGTGGACGACGACGGTCCGGCGAACTTCACGTCCATCCAGGAGGCCGTCTATGCCTGCAACCCCGGCGACACGGTCGTGGTGAAGGACGGCGAGTACACCGAGAACGTGGTGGTGGACCGGGCGATCGTGCTCAGGTCGGAGAACGGTCCTGAGACGACGGTCGTGACGGCAAAAAGTGTTGTAAAGCCCCCGATCATGGTGACCGGGAACAATGCAACGGTCAGCGGCATGACGGTCCAGCAGACCGGCAACCCGGCGGCAGGGATCGGGCTTGAAGGGGCGGAGAATTGTACGGTGGAAGGGAATGTCGCCACCGGATGTTACCGCGGGATCCACCTGAACTCCTCAGCGTCCTGCACGCTCAGAGGAAATCATGTCACCAGTATCGATGAGGAGGGGATTGTCCTCTCTTCGTCCTCAGAGAACACCATCGTCGACAACAACGTAAAGTGGCTCGAGATCATCTCATCGAACACCAACACCATTACTAACAACACCGTCGAGGGCGGGACATTCGGGATCTGGATGACGTCCTCAGACAACTGTACGATCACGCACAATCAGATATCAAAAATGTATAACCCCATCTTTCTCAAATCTTCATCCAACAACACGATCTCCAGAAATACCCTCAAAGGAGATTGTGGTTTCACCTTTGAAGCAAAAACAGCCGACAACGAGATCTATCTCAACACTGTACTCTGCGGGGAGGGGCTGAACTACCACTACTCCGCAATGTACCCGAACTCCTGGAACTCCACTGTTCCTCTCGACTACTCCTACAACAATACCGATCAGAAAGGATATCTGGGCAACTACTGGAACTGTGCTCAGCCTGATGCGGACCTGAATGGGATCGGAGACATTCCACACAAAATGGGCTATCGAGAGGTCTACGACCCCTACCCGCTCGTCGCCCCGGCCGAGAACTACAAGATCCTCCCACCGATGCAGACGATCGTCCACGGCCCGTACATCACCGGCACCACCGGGACTGAGACGACGATCAACTGGCGGACCGACGTCCCGACGACCGGGCGGGTGGACTATGCCCCGACGGCGGCGTACTCGGACAGGAACTACACCCTGAGCGTCACCGACGGAGAGGAGACCTGTCTCCACCATGTCAGCCTCACCGACCTCAAACCTGGGACGACCTATCATTACCAGGTGACGGCCGGGCGGAATATGACGCAGGACTTCACCTTCGAGACCTTCCCTGAGGCAGGGGAGACGTTCACCTTCATCACCTACGGCGACTCGCAGGAGCAGAAGCCCTACTACACACAACTGGAGATGCACAAACTCGTTGCGGACAGGATCGCAGAGGAGGAGGAGGACGCCCTCTTCATCCTCCACCTCGGCGATGTGGTGAGCCAGGCGGACGACCCCACCGAGTGGGACCGGTTCTTTGCATCGGCAAAGCCGATGCTTGCGAACACCACGCTGTACACAGTCCTCGGCAACCATGAGGAGGACTATAAGGACCTCGCCGACACGACCTTCGCCCTGCCTCAGTGGTACTCCTTCGACTGCGGCGACCTCCATGTGGTGGTGCTGGACTCCACCGGCATGAAGGGCAGCGAGATGGCCGAACAGACCAAATGGCTCAAGGACGACCTCAAGGATGACAAGGCCCGCTGGACGGTCGGCGCCTTCCACCACCCGCCGTACAACTCGGGCGGACACCATGCGAGCGGGTGGCCAGACACCGAGTGGCAGGAGGTTTTCAAGGAGAAGGAGACGGCCGCCATCTTCAACGGCCATGTCCATTCATACCAGCGCCATGCGGACAATGGCACGCAGTTCCTCACCGTGGCGACCGGCGGGGGGATGCAGTACGAACTCAACGAGGAGAAGGAACCTGAGTACCAGGCAGGGATGGAATATATCCTGGGCTATGAGCGGGTGACGGTGGACCCGGTGAACGCCACGGTGACGATGGAGTTCGTGCCGGTGGCCGACATCACAGATGGCGGCAAGAAAGTCGGCGGCATCCGCCCGCCAGGCGAGATCTTCGACCGGGTAGTGATCGGCGGGGCCGGCGGGGTCGACCTGGCGCCGGTGACGATCACGACCGATGGCCCGGCGGTGGCCGGGGAGAATGCCACGGTGGTCGTGACGGTCAAGAACATCGGCGGGACCGAGGCGGGGGACTTTGCGGTCAACCTCACCGTCGATGACGCACCTCTCGGGGAGCAGGAGGCCGAGAGTCTTCCTGCCGGCGCGACAGCGACCTTCGCCTTCGCCTGGGCACCCACGGAATCAGGGCCTCATACTTTCGTGGCCATGGTCGAGGGGCCACCAGGCGAGTACGAGCGCGAGAACAATGTGATGGAAAAGCAGCTCTATGTCCTCTCGCCAGGCGAGGGCCCGGCCTTCAAAGAAGGGGTGGTCGAACTCGCCCCTGGCTGGAACCTTGTCTCGGTCCCGAAGCGACTGGCGCCAGACAATGACACGGCCCTGATCTTCTCAGAGGTCGACTCGGCCGGGCACTCGCTCTGCATCTTCGATGCCGGGACGCAGTGCTGGCAGGCCATCGGCCCAGACGACAAGGTCACGCCTCTCACCGGGGTGCTTGTCTATGCCGAGGATGCGGCCGCCGTGCCCCTCACCTTCGACGCCGACCCCGTTCATGCGCCGCCGGCAAAATCTCTCTCCAGGGGCTGGAACTTTGTCGGTGCGGCCGGGACCGATCCAGAACCTGCCGCCCTCGCCCTCGTCTCGGCTGAGGGGCAGTGGGAGCAGTGCACCGGCTACGACGCCCTGCGCCAGGTCTACGAGGCGCCGGTGACCGCCGACCTCCCTGACCACGCCCTCTTCCCTGGCCGCGGCTACTGGCTCGGCATGAACGAGAACGGCACCCTCGCGGGGACCGCACTCTGA
- a CDS encoding NosD domain-containing protein — translation MKKSIGIFCLILLALLIAPAAATTLYVDDDGGEGVYTTIQGALDAAAEGDTIIIRAGTYSHFQTDKPYLTISGEGADLVTVDLNGVSLEIRGTETTLEGLTILKASMLWVYGQDCIIRDCVFDAMTGSNAIDIRASNCTVVNNKIQDLKSDSTGINVKGVSPTIVNNTFVNFPGRHSALYLRTEAANATVEDNVFENCTCPYTTTLQYATGCTITNNTFKDNTGDAIRIWKAEATNNTITRNTFIRNGGIIYWREAGDNNRIFLNTFTDNKGAFTIHDGTVAPTLTHWNSTAPLTYTYDGTTHTGYLGNSWSDYEDIDEDGDGVIDTQYDLPDGLGTDYAPLTAAGEKYNVLVPQTRYVDDDGGDGVYTTIQEAVDAAEFVDTIVVRNGTYTENVLVDKGLTIRAENGTEAVTVTAASPEKPVFDLKADGITVEGFSVRGPTNEHVAGIESVGYDDCRIIGNDCGGACYNGIHLGGDATGTLIEANTCHDNTRRGISLRDDVTGTTVYNNTCWNNADDELCVKDQAADNVIWANAFFGTVECLNVNTYHSPDEVTYTYDGTDHTGYVGNYYSGYEGIDEDNNGIGDDPMSFGDYKDEYPMMGIWQGDAIATPEPILTTVSIEPETFEAETGETWQFNATGLNWDGTEIPGPLVFTWASSEPDVGTVNETGWFEAVAPGTATLTAACDGVEGTAQVTVVAPDSLPSIEIIRYAPDGITVEEKKSVTIRWMQRHLPVLGGENGTELHFQSITLDEDDLWNPEETINLDKINNTVKGTALADLCDLVGGVYEGGEIQFTGRDKFPGKLPSSAVLAPHERQGPAMIAWWDAEDGEYPEWSEGPQLFFFTPDRVFGNDDMRVCFDEAYHHYWMKWPSAAGMSVKKIATIKIVPEPREDWNLDLSGAVVRTIDRSYYEQAVSCSAAKHGATWTDDGKTWSGVPLWLLCGWVDDADQHAPFRDDLADAGYTVVLTDYGDDGIAGTEDDRAVEFASAEVKKNNNIILANEINQWPLEEGDWPLKLVGDDVPAEKRLGSVDAIRLDGLTGSDEGMALTLHRGWNFVSVPRTLAPGNDTAEIFAGIDSAGHSILTFDAATGLWKTLGKNDTVRPLDGIWIYATQSTSTQLIFDPAKPETPPTKRLTEGWNAIGYSDTNPEPTRDALASVKDTWAILIGYDAESQAYEHSAINGAVGSHTDTLPMIPGKGYWLYVRADGTLAAIST, via the coding sequence ATGAAAAAATCGATTGGAATTTTCTGTCTTATTCTGCTTGCTCTCCTCATCGCACCGGCGGCGGCGACGACTCTCTATGTCGACGACGACGGTGGCGAGGGAGTCTACACCACCATCCAGGGAGCGCTCGACGCCGCCGCAGAAGGCGACACGATCATTATCAGAGCTGGAACCTATTCTCATTTTCAGACTGATAAGCCATACCTCACCATCTCAGGTGAAGGGGCTGATCTCGTCACGGTCGATTTAAATGGAGTTAGCCTCGAGATCAGAGGAACAGAAACAACACTCGAAGGACTTACGATCCTCAAAGCCTCTATGCTGTGGGTATATGGTCAAGATTGCATTATCAGAGACTGTGTCTTTGACGCGATGACAGGATCAAATGCCATAGATATTCGTGCGTCGAATTGTACGGTTGTAAACAACAAAATCCAAGATCTAAAATCAGATAGCACAGGAATCAATGTAAAAGGCGTATCCCCCACGATCGTCAACAACACCTTCGTCAACTTCCCAGGAAGACACAGTGCCCTATATCTCAGAACAGAAGCTGCAAACGCGACCGTCGAAGACAACGTCTTCGAGAACTGCACATGTCCTTACACCACGACTCTCCAATATGCGACAGGTTGCACCATCACCAACAACACCTTCAAGGACAACACGGGTGACGCGATCAGAATCTGGAAAGCAGAAGCAACCAACAACACCATCACCAGAAACACCTTCATACGAAACGGCGGCATCATCTACTGGAGAGAGGCAGGCGACAACAACAGGATCTTCCTCAACACCTTCACTGACAATAAAGGAGCCTTCACCATTCACGACGGCACCGTCGCCCCCACCCTCACCCACTGGAACTCCACCGCCCCCCTCACCTACACCTACGATGGCACCACCCACACCGGCTACCTCGGCAACTCCTGGTCCGACTACGAGGACATCGACGAGGACGGCGACGGCGTCATCGACACCCAGTACGACCTCCCAGACGGCCTGGGCACCGATTACGCCCCGCTGACCGCAGCAGGCGAGAAGTATAACGTCCTCGTCCCGCAGACGCGGTACGTCGACGACGACGGCGGGGACGGCGTCTACACCACCATTCAGGAGGCAGTGGACGCCGCAGAGTTCGTCGACACCATCGTCGTCAGGAACGGCACCTACACCGAGAACGTGCTCGTCGACAAGGGCCTGACCATCAGGGCCGAGAACGGGACAGAGGCCGTGACCGTCACCGCCGCCTCCCCTGAGAAACCGGTCTTCGACCTCAAGGCTGACGGCATCACCGTCGAAGGCTTCTCAGTCCGCGGCCCGACGAACGAACATGTCGCCGGCATCGAGAGCGTCGGCTACGACGACTGCCGCATCATCGGCAACGACTGCGGCGGGGCCTGCTACAACGGCATCCACCTCGGCGGCGACGCCACCGGCACCCTCATCGAGGCAAACACCTGCCATGACAACACCCGCCGGGGCATCAGCCTCAGGGACGACGTCACCGGCACCACGGTGTACAACAACACCTGCTGGAACAACGCAGACGACGAACTCTGCGTCAAGGACCAAGCCGCCGACAACGTCATCTGGGCCAACGCCTTCTTCGGCACCGTCGAGTGCCTCAACGTCAACACCTACCACTCGCCCGACGAGGTGACCTACACCTATGACGGCACCGACCACACCGGCTATGTCGGCAACTACTACAGTGGCTACGAGGGCATCGACGAGGACAACAACGGCATCGGCGACGATCCGATGTCTTTCGGCGACTACAAGGATGAGTACCCAATGATGGGCATCTGGCAGGGCGATGCGATCGCAACACCAGAGCCGATCCTCACCACCGTCTCCATCGAACCCGAGACCTTCGAGGCCGAGACCGGGGAGACCTGGCAGTTCAACGCCACCGGCCTCAACTGGGACGGCACCGAGATCCCCGGACCCCTCGTCTTCACATGGGCGAGCAGCGAGCCTGACGTCGGCACCGTGAACGAGACCGGATGGTTCGAGGCCGTCGCACCGGGCACCGCCACCCTCACCGCCGCATGCGACGGGGTCGAAGGCACCGCCCAGGTCACCGTCGTCGCCCCAGACTCCCTCCCCTCCATCGAGATCATCAGGTACGCCCCTGACGGCATCACCGTCGAGGAGAAAAAGAGCGTCACCATCAGGTGGATGCAGCGCCACCTCCCGGTGCTCGGCGGGGAGAACGGCACCGAACTCCACTTCCAGAGCATCACCCTCGACGAGGACGACCTCTGGAACCCTGAAGAGACCATCAACCTCGACAAGATCAACAACACTGTGAAAGGCACGGCCCTTGCCGACCTCTGCGACCTCGTCGGAGGGGTCTACGAAGGCGGCGAGATCCAGTTCACCGGCAGAGACAAATTCCCCGGAAAACTTCCATCCTCCGCAGTCCTCGCCCCCCACGAACGCCAGGGCCCGGCCATGATCGCATGGTGGGACGCCGAAGACGGCGAGTACCCCGAATGGAGCGAAGGCCCGCAGCTCTTCTTCTTCACTCCAGACAGGGTCTTCGGCAACGACGACATGCGAGTCTGTTTCGACGAGGCCTACCACCACTACTGGATGAAGTGGCCCTCTGCCGCAGGCATGTCAGTCAAGAAGATCGCCACCATCAAGATCGTCCCCGAACCCAGGGAAGACTGGAACCTCGACCTCTCAGGTGCAGTCGTCAGGACCATCGACCGCTCCTACTATGAGCAGGCCGTCAGTTGCTCCGCCGCCAAACACGGCGCGACCTGGACCGACGACGGCAAGACCTGGTCAGGCGTACCCCTCTGGCTCCTCTGCGGATGGGTCGACGACGCCGACCAGCACGCCCCATTCCGCGACGACCTCGCCGACGCAGGCTACACCGTCGTCCTCACTGACTACGGGGATGACGGCATCGCTGGCACCGAAGACGACCGCGCCGTCGAGTTCGCCAGCGCCGAGGTGAAGAAGAACAACAACATCATCCTTGCCAACGAGATCAACCAGTGGCCGCTCGAAGAGGGCGACTGGCCGCTCAAACTCGTCGGTGACGACGTGCCGGCCGAGAAGCGGCTTGGCAGCGTCGACGCGATCAGGCTCGACGGCCTCACCGGCAGCGACGAGGGCATGGCTCTCACGCTCCACAGGGGCTGGAACTTTGTCTCGGTCCCGCGGACCCTCGCGCCAGGCAACGACACCGCAGAGATCTTCGCAGGTATCGACTCGGCAGGCCACTCGATCCTCACCTTCGACGCCGCCACCGGACTCTGGAAGACCCTTGGCAAGAACGACACGGTCAGACCTCTCGACGGCATCTGGATCTATGCCACCCAGAGCACCAGCACCCAGCTCATCTTCGACCCGGCCAAACCAGAGACCCCGCCGACCAAACGGCTTACCGAAGGCTGGAACGCCATCGGCTACTCTGACACCAATCCAGAACCGACCAGAGACGCCCTCGCCTCGGTCAAAGATACCTGGGCCATCCTCATCGGCTACGACGCCGAGAGTCAGGCATATGAACACTCGGCCATCAACGGCGCCGTCGGAAGCCACACCGACACCCTCCCGATGATTCCAGGGAAGGGTTACTGGCTGTATGTCCGTGCGGACGGCACCCTGGCGGCCATCAGCACCTAA
- a CDS encoding DUF5611 family protein, with product MQEYKIKRGFTKGMEERMIASFSECFGVEPEEKDGHYVISYGALKRLDVSLGEKGKTVVVDTESDMEAEDEAILDTNRRFRKYLDAVTGYNSKERAKKLQKS from the coding sequence ATGCAGGAGTACAAGATCAAGCGGGGGTTCACGAAAGGGATGGAGGAGCGGATGATCGCCTCTTTCTCTGAGTGTTTTGGTGTGGAGCCCGAGGAGAAGGACGGGCACTATGTCATCTCGTACGGGGCGCTCAAGCGGCTTGACGTCTCTCTTGGCGAGAAGGGAAAGACCGTGGTGGTCGACACCGAGTCTGACATGGAGGCCGAGGACGAGGCGATCCTGGACACGAACCGCCGCTTCAGGAAGTACCTTGATGCCGTCACCGGGTACAACTCCAAGGAACGGGCAAAGAAGTTGCAGAAGAGCTGA
- a CDS encoding proteasome assembly chaperone family protein, with the protein MSSEPDVKVTSEPLRGEHPVVLMGFPGNGLVGSIALQYLVEQLDFDLIGNITSKYFPPVAMMANGVINVPVRIYEKDNVVAIVADIPIHPMICYEVANGIMDWITPYQPREVIAIAGIVTNEPEKRVFGVATQKAMLDRIQDHTVVLPMGSISGIAGSILTECKIREIPGFGFLGETVNTPDPRSSAATLAVLNTLYGFEVDIDPLLEQAADIEATMHKLAEEVQRTEPVQQKKEYLPMYG; encoded by the coding sequence ATGTCGTCCGAACCAGATGTCAAAGTCACATCTGAACCCCTCCGCGGGGAACACCCGGTCGTGCTCATGGGCTTTCCTGGCAACGGGCTTGTCGGGAGCATCGCCCTCCAGTACCTCGTCGAACAACTGGACTTCGACCTGATCGGGAATATCACCAGCAAATACTTCCCGCCGGTCGCCATGATGGCAAACGGGGTCATCAACGTACCGGTCAGGATCTATGAGAAAGACAATGTCGTGGCCATCGTCGCAGATATCCCCATCCACCCGATGATCTGCTATGAGGTGGCCAACGGGATCATGGACTGGATCACCCCCTACCAGCCAAGGGAGGTCATCGCGATCGCCGGGATCGTCACGAACGAACCGGAAAAACGGGTCTTTGGGGTTGCCACCCAGAAGGCGATGCTCGATCGCATCCAGGACCACACGGTCGTTCTCCCTATGGGGAGCATCTCGGGGATCGCCGGAAGCATCCTGACCGAGTGCAAGATCAGGGAAATCCCGGGGTTCGGGTTCCTGGGCGAGACCGTCAACACCCCTGACCCCAGGTCGTCGGCGGCCACCCTCGCGGTCCTCAACACCCTCTACGGTTTTGAGGTCGATATCGACCCGCTCCTTGAACAGGCGGCCGATATCGAGGCGACGATGCACAAACTCGCCGAAGAGGTGCAGCGGACCGAGCCTGTACAGCAGAAGAAAGAGTATCTTCCGATGTACGGGTGA
- a CDS encoding DUF473 domain-containing protein gives MTALTGISGPVLNELKMGKPRTLELQSAHNVISIASLEPGPDTYLFLTNVDLEDLSPGDVGIIARVLSVSVSMKRVVDYIHPVYYEERERLTARVQLRSCANSMVKTVRTGPICQPIEVEVVKASHYRAI, from the coding sequence ATGACTGCATTGACAGGGATCTCAGGCCCCGTACTCAATGAACTCAAGATGGGCAAGCCCAGAACCCTCGAACTCCAGAGCGCCCATAACGTGATCTCGATCGCTTCGCTTGAACCCGGGCCCGACACCTATCTCTTCCTCACCAACGTCGACCTCGAGGACCTCTCTCCAGGCGACGTCGGGATCATCGCGAGGGTGCTCTCGGTGAGCGTCAGCATGAAACGGGTGGTCGACTATATCCACCCGGTCTATTATGAGGAGCGGGAACGGCTCACGGCGCGGGTCCAGCTGCGCTCCTGCGCAAACTCGATGGTGAAGACGGTGCGGACCGGACCGATCTGTCAGCCGATCGAAGTCGAGGTGGTCAAGGCCTCCCACTACCGGGCGATCTGA